From the Acidovorax carolinensis genome, one window contains:
- a CDS encoding serine/threonine protein kinase, with product MSKIKPAPLPPDTVIGGYRVVRRLSSGGFGVVYLALDAEGQQIAIKEYLPTSLATRAPGELLPKVPPEKLSLYRLGLKSFFEEGRSLAQISHASVVSVLNFFRENETVYMVMNYLEGATLQDFIITARDLKTQKVFRESTIRSLFDEVLRGLRIVHQHKMLHLDIKPANIFITDDNKAVMIDFGAAREVLSKEGNFIRPMYTPGFAAPEMYRRDSSMGPWTDIYAIGACIYACMQGFPPNEAPQRIEKDRLSLALTKLRGVYSDNLIEVVEWCMALDPLSRPQSVFALQKELSREGERRYTKLSVAEKMRLQLDTLVSDTKKNVQKVGEATGIGAKPK from the coding sequence ATGTCAAAAATCAAGCCGGCGCCATTGCCGCCCGATACTGTAATTGGGGGCTACCGTGTGGTACGCCGATTGTCTTCCGGCGGGTTTGGTGTGGTCTATCTGGCGCTTGACGCCGAGGGCCAGCAGATCGCCATCAAGGAATACCTGCCCACTTCCCTGGCCACCCGGGCCCCGGGGGAGTTGCTGCCCAAGGTGCCACCCGAAAAGCTGTCGTTGTACCGCCTGGGCCTCAAGAGCTTCTTTGAGGAAGGCCGCTCTCTGGCGCAGATCTCGCACGCCTCGGTGGTCAGCGTGCTCAATTTCTTCCGCGAGAACGAAACCGTTTACATGGTGATGAACTACCTGGAGGGCGCCACCCTGCAGGACTTCATCATCACCGCGCGCGACCTGAAAACGCAGAAGGTGTTCCGCGAGTCCACCATCCGCTCGCTGTTTGACGAGGTGCTGCGCGGCCTGCGCATCGTGCACCAGCACAAGATGTTGCACCTGGATATCAAGCCGGCCAACATTTTCATCACCGACGATAACAAGGCCGTGATGATCGATTTTGGCGCGGCGCGCGAGGTGCTGTCCAAAGAGGGCAACTTCATCCGCCCCATGTACACCCCCGGCTTTGCCGCGCCCGAGATGTACCGGCGCGACTCGTCCATGGGCCCGTGGACCGATATTTATGCAATCGGCGCCTGCATTTACGCCTGCATGCAGGGCTTTCCGCCCAACGAAGCGCCCCAGCGCATCGAGAAAGACCGCCTGTCGCTGGCGCTCACCAAGCTGCGCGGCGTGTACTCGGACAACCTCATCGAGGTGGTGGAGTGGTGCATGGCGCTCGATCCGCTGTCGCGCCCGCAGTCGGTGTTTGCGCTGCAAAAAGAGCTCAGCCGCGAGGGTGAGCGCCGCTATACCAAGCTGTCGGTGGCCGAGAAGATGCGGCTGCAGCTGGACACCCTGGTGTCCGACACCAAGAAAAACGTGCAAAAAGTGGGTGAAGCCACGGGCATCGGGGCCAAGCCCAAATGA
- a CDS encoding PP2C family protein-serine/threonine phosphatase has product MKFSVFQISRRGGREKNEDRMGYCYTRESGLFVLADGMGGHPEGEVAAQIALQTISALFQRQAKPQLDNVQEFLSSALLAAHHQILRYASEKGMLDTPRTTLVAAVVQAGAVSWIHCGDSRLYMVRGGELLTRTRDHSYLELRNAPPPGLDRINRNVLFTCLGSPTKPIYDSTGPVHLEQGDRILLCSDGLWGALSDEEIASQLGRQTVSHAAPDLVEAALRKAGEGSDNVTVVALEWETPDTFESTQGVSTDSISDDVFASTIQAGPLDGLVDDLDDDAIERSIAEINEAIRRSAARKV; this is encoded by the coding sequence ATGAAGTTCTCGGTATTCCAGATCAGCCGCCGCGGCGGGCGCGAGAAAAACGAAGACCGCATGGGCTACTGCTACACGCGTGAATCGGGGCTGTTTGTGCTGGCGGACGGCATGGGCGGGCACCCCGAGGGCGAGGTGGCCGCGCAGATCGCGCTGCAGACCATTTCGGCCCTGTTCCAGCGCCAGGCCAAGCCGCAGCTCGACAATGTGCAGGAGTTCCTGTCGTCGGCCCTGCTGGCGGCCCACCATCAGATCCTGCGCTATGCCTCGGAAAAGGGCATGCTCGACACGCCGCGCACCACGCTGGTGGCTGCCGTGGTGCAGGCGGGCGCCGTGTCATGGATCCATTGCGGAGATTCGCGCCTGTACATGGTGCGCGGTGGCGAGTTGCTGACCCGCACGCGCGACCACTCTTATCTTGAGCTGCGCAATGCGCCGCCGCCGGGGCTGGACCGCATCAACCGCAACGTGCTGTTCACCTGCCTGGGTTCGCCCACCAAACCCATTTACGACAGCACCGGGCCTGTGCACCTGGAGCAGGGCGATCGCATTTTGCTGTGCTCGGACGGCCTGTGGGGCGCGCTCAGCGATGAAGAGATTGCCTCCCAGCTGGGCCGGCAGACGGTGTCGCACGCGGCGCCTGACCTGGTGGAGGCCGCGCTGCGCAAGGCGGGCGAGGGCAGCGACAACGTCACCGTGGTGGCGCTCGAGTGGGAAACGCCCGACACCTTCGAGTCCACGCAAGGTGTGTCGACCGACAGCATCAGCGATGATGTTTTTGCCTCGACCATCCAGGCCGGCCCGCTGGATGGCCTGGTGGATGACCTCGACGATGACGCCATCGAGCGCTCCATTGCCGAGATCAATGAAGCCATCCGCCGCTCGGCTGCGCGCAAGGTCTGA